From a single bacterium genomic region:
- a CDS encoding enoyl-CoA hydratase-related protein, with amino-acid sequence MTEDHVLLTVEDGIALVTLNRPHVLNALSQALMEQLAAALEQCDRDAAVRCIVLWGGPRVFAAGADVREMLDATTADVIKAYRFEQWMRIRRVAKPIVAAVTGYALGGGCELAMLCDIIVASETAQFGQPEIRLGLMPGAGGTQRLTRAIGKSRAMEMVLTGRALTAAEALAAGLVSRVVPAEVCLDEAKRLAAEIARQAPVAVRLAKEAVLQAYETSLEAGLVFERRCFQTLFSTEDKREGIQAFLDKRRPEFHGR; translated from the coding sequence ATGACCGAAGACCACGTTCTTCTCACCGTCGAGGACGGCATCGCCCTCGTCACGCTCAACCGGCCGCACGTCCTCAACGCGCTGAGCCAGGCGCTGATGGAACAACTCGCCGCGGCGCTGGAGCAATGCGACCGCGACGCGGCGGTTCGCTGCATCGTGCTGTGGGGCGGCCCGCGCGTGTTCGCGGCAGGCGCCGACGTGCGGGAAATGCTCGACGCGACGACCGCCGACGTGATCAAGGCGTACCGGTTCGAGCAGTGGATGCGCATCCGCCGCGTCGCGAAGCCGATCGTCGCGGCGGTGACGGGGTACGCCCTCGGGGGCGGCTGCGAGCTCGCGATGCTATGCGATATCATCGTCGCCTCGGAGACCGCCCAGTTCGGGCAGCCGGAAATCCGGCTCGGCCTCATGCCGGGCGCCGGAGGCACGCAGCGGTTGACCCGCGCGATCGGCAAGTCCCGCGCCATGGAGATGGTGCTCACCGGACGCGCGCTCACCGCCGCGGAGGCGCTCGCCGCGGGCCTCGTCTCGCGGGTCGTTCCGGCGGAGGTGTGCCTGGACGAGGCGAAGCGCCTCGCCGCCGAGATCGCCCGGCAGGCGCCGGTTGCGGTCCGGCTCGCCAAGGAAGCGGTGCTGCAGGCATACGAAACTTCGCTCGAGGCGGGGTTGGTGTTCGAGCGGCGCTGCTTCCAGACGCTGTTCAGCACCGAGGACAAGCGCGAGGGGATCCAGGCCTTCCTCGACAAGCGCCGGCCGGAGTTTCACGGCCGGTGA
- a CDS encoding SPOR domain-containing protein, with protein sequence PPAGGAAAGASAAGGPVEPAVAQPNTSPPPTPRSTPPAPTAPPRAPDAGPVISGRLHVQVAEFPERQNADALALSLRARGFAVTVTDGPPYRVWVGGYLDRATAERLAAYLRQSGLVPTLVPQ encoded by the coding sequence GCCGCCGGCGGGCGGCGCGGCCGCGGGGGCGTCCGCCGCCGGGGGACCGGTCGAACCGGCGGTCGCGCAGCCGAACACCTCGCCCCCGCCAACACCTCGATCAACCCCCCCGGCGCCGACCGCACCGCCGCGCGCCCCTGACGCGGGCCCGGTCATCTCGGGTCGGCTCCACGTGCAGGTCGCGGAGTTTCCGGAAAGGCAGAACGCCGACGCTCTCGCGCTGAGCCTGAGGGCGCGCGGCTTCGCGGTCACGGTGACCGACGGCCCGCCCTACCGGGTCTGGGTCGGCGGGTACCTCGACCGCGCGACCGCGGAGCGTCTCGCCGCCTATCTCAGGCAGAGCGGGCTCGTGCCGACGCTCGTCCCGCAGTAG